A stretch of the Lytechinus variegatus isolate NC3 chromosome 5, Lvar_3.0, whole genome shotgun sequence genome encodes the following:
- the LOC121415924 gene encoding basigin-like, with the protein MPFNFLILILISHFSSVVNAQLPEPNVEVGSDALFYCTGDHSTTAWYKGDEKLGPEGHFTVVTVQSGPLTYSNMTIFSVVKNDSGIYSCKDDQGASYDVTLTVYEVRDVVVSPAEPEFVEGANLLLNCTVDGTTDQTVSWSVDKDGTPETLTGGDDTSHVQVFNNGSLIIRGLTPEDAGVYTCTHAFDEASKSVSVNVGGAITLTAEKSVKYTEGDRALIECEAHVITAALLPSISWKVNGVDLAEACPERCTLKNTTTTHTITSKLEIVNIIKEDRKNYTCTATNAANPEGVSRDILLRVRDRLAALWPFLGIVTEVVILIIIIFIHEKCSKGEDYGEDDEDDDDPKKEKKQINDGDSDMRMRSSKE; encoded by the exons ATGCCATTTAACTTTCTAATTCTTATTCTAATCTCCCATTTTTCTTCAGTGGTGAATGCCCAGCTTCCGGAACCCAATGTAGAAGTGGGAAGCGATGCCCTTTTCTACTGTACGGGAGATCATTCTACAACAGCGTGGTACAAAGGTGATGAGAAGCTTGGACCTGAGGGGCACTTCACGGTGGTGACCGTCCAGTCCGGACCACTCACGTACTCCAACATGACCATATTCAGTGTTGTCAAGAATGATTCTGGCATATACAGCTGTAAAGATGACCAAGGAGCATCCTATGATGTCACTCTTACCGTATATGAAG TGAGGGATGTTGTTGTCAGTCCCGCTGAGCCCGAGTTTGTAGAGGGTGCCAACCTGCTCTTGAATTGCACCGTTGATGGTACCACAGACCAGACCGTCTCATGGAGCGTTGATAAGGATGGTACTCCAGAGACCTTGACAGGTGGTGACGACACCAGTCATGTCCAAGTCTTCAATAATGGCTCTCTGATCATCCGTGGTCTCACCCCAGAAGATGCCGGAGTCTACACCTGTACTCACGCATTTGACGAGGCTTCTAAGTCTGTTTCAGTCAATGTAGGAG GTGCTATCACCCTTACGGCCGAAAAGTCTGTCAAGTACACAGAAGGTGACCGTGCCCTGATAGAGTGTGAAGCCCACGTCATCACTGCTGCTCTGCTGCCCTCCATCTCCTGGAAGGTGAATGGAGTAGACCTTGCAGAGGCTTGCCCTGAGCGTTGTACCCTGAAGAACACCACCACAACCCACACCATCACCAGCAAGTTAGAAATTGTCAACATCATCAAAGAGGATAGAAAGAACTACACCTGCACCGCTACCAATGCAGCTAACCCTGAGGGTGTGTCCAGAGACATTCTTCTCAGGGTCAGAG ATCGTCTTGCCGCTCTGTGGCCTTTCCTTGGAATTGTGACGGAGGTGGTCATcctgatcatcatcatattcatccaTGAGAAGTGCAGCAAAGGAGAGGACTATGGCGAAGACGACGAAGATGACGATGACCCCAA GAAAGAGAAGAAACAAATCAACGATGGAGACAGCGACATGAGGATGCGATCATCCAAAGAATGA